TTCGCATCTGAGGTAACCCGGGTTGCTCGAGAAGTGGGAACAGAAGGAAAGCTTGGAGGACAAGCAGACGTTCGAGGAGTTGCGGGAACCTGGAAAGACTTAACAGACAGCGTAAATTCCATGGCATCCAACCTTACAGGCCAGGTGCGTAACATTGCAGATGTAACAACCGCAGTGGCAACAGGAGATTTATCTAAAAAGATCACAGTGGATGTTAAGGGAGAGATCCTAGAGCTGAAAGACACGATTAACACCATGATGGACCAGTTAAACTCTTTCGCATCTGAGGTAACACGGGTTGCTCGAGAAGTGGGAACAGAAGGAAAGCTTGGCGGACAAGCGGACGTTCGAGGAGTTGCGGGAACTTGGAAAGATTTAACAGACAG
This genomic stretch from Leptospira semungkisensis harbors:
- a CDS encoding HAMP domain-containing protein — encoded protein: FASEVTRVAREVGTEGKLGGQADVRGVAGTWKDLTDSVNSMASNLTGQVRNIADVTTAVATGDLSKKITVDVKGEILELKDTINTMMDQLNSFASEVTRVAREVGTEGKLGGQADVRGVAGTWKDLTD